Sequence from the Acomys russatus chromosome 12, mAcoRus1.1, whole genome shotgun sequence genome:
GGTCCGTTTGGACATGGGGCTCTAGCTCGATAGTTGGCTTTTCTGAGAACTTGAGAGTTATTACGCCACAGCCCCTGAGACGTGCTGGTGTTCTCCCAGCCTCCTTATGTGTTTTGTGTCTTCCTCTAGATAATTTGAGAAtattctctttttgcttttctgagatttTGCAATGCCATATCTAGGTATGAGTTGCaattctcccctcctcccaccccgcCTTTGTTTATTGTGTTGATCATTTGGTGAGATCTAAAGATAAGTGTCCACTGGAGCCTGAAAATGCATATTTCTAATCTTTGTCATACTTCACTTGATAACCTTGTAGGTATTAGGACTTCTAGACTGGGgtgtgcacataaactcatgtgcacacatgtgaaggccGGAGGTTGACACTGGGTGTTTTCCTCAACtactttccaccttgtttttttgggGCACcacctctcactgaacctagagctcacccaTTTGGCTAGcttagctggccagcaagtcccggggatcctcttgtgtctgcctccccagcacctgGCCTATAGGCATCCCACCCCGACTTTTAACATACATTCCAGGGACCTTAACTCTGGTCTCTGTGCTCACATGGGAAGCACTTTACTCACCAAGTACTTTCCCTGCCTCCTGCACTGATTGTTATATCTccattttttcttgttatttacactggctcttttttctttctgcgaGCCTGCTTTATCTCTATTTTCTAATCCTTTTGGTAAATTAAACAAATCAGTAAGcatattggtttttgtttgcgtctttgttttttgtttcctgagacagggtctcactgcatgGCTCAGGCTATTCTAGAACACACAGTTCtgctgcctcccccgcccccaccccctcaatGCCACGATGGCAGgcctgagtgtgtgcacatacgtggtcagaggacaacttctgggagctggttctctccttctaccatgggcTCTGGGGGCCTCCATCTCAGGTATCTCAGGTACAGCAAAGGCCTTTATCTGCCCTCCTTAAATTGTTAATCTTCTCCAAGCTAGCCTTGTTCTCTTTTCACCTCTCATGTGTGAATTTTATGCAAAAAGAATTTAGTTCTGGGTGACTCCAGAAACCGGctccttttttttcctggaatctgaGACCAGTGGTGTTGGGTCTCCTGAGCTGCATGAAgggaacacacatgcatgtgagtgtccCATGTCTGTGGAGGTACACATGTTGTCTCGCTACCCGCCTGAAGGGCTAGCATGTGTTACGTGTCTCTCCCATCTCAGTGAGCTTAGAAGCTTGGAGTTAACCCCAGTGACCTCAGTCTCTGGTACCCTAGAACAGTTGCCCCAGGTCCAGAGGGCTAAGGAAGTCCAGGAGGCAGGTAGGTGTACGTACACTTCCTATTCcacattttcccttccttctttcaatCCCCTCTCAACTTGTGAGCTGGAAGGGATGGAGATCTGTCTCTTCTAACCATAATGGGAGACAGAGGGCAGTTCTTGAAGTGAGAGCATACATTATTCCCAGAGAACTCGGTGGTTTAAATGCTGTCTGTCTTTAGTGGCCAAGTCAGTACCGCCGGCcctcagtttctccctctgtAACATGTGGCCTGTAATTAGTGACATCATGAGGTCACTAACAGGAGGAAGCAAGTTCACATATGGAAAGGCCTAGAACCTGAGAGCCGCTAGTAGCATGGTCTTCAAGCCTGGCCTTTTCAGCCCTTAACCATCCATCCCCCCTGCCTACCCCAGTCCTCGCTCCCAGCACCATTCTTACTGAATCAGTTCCAGCACCCTCCTTTTCATGGCCTGGACCAGGTCCCTCTGCCCTTCAAGCTCCTTCTCATACATGGCGTTTCTTCTCTCAGCCTCTTGCTGCTTCTGTCCCAGCATCACTTGCAACCGGGCCTTTTCTGCctgacacctgggaagaggaggagactcAGTTTTGAGGAGGAAGGCTCAGAACCTATGATTGGGATCCCTGGAGAAGCCGAAGTCTACACATAGGTCCAATCtctacataccacacacatgcagaggcatGTAACAGACGTTATGCACCATGTacaccacatatcacacacactacaaacaccttccactactacacacacacacacacacacacaaattatgtaCATCCACAACACACCAAACTGAGCATCTATAAATAGATTCAGCAatcacagagaaacagaaacagggcTTAACTTGGAGCACTCTTGTAATGGGCACTATTGaacatttccctccctccttcctgtcctcactcttcctctccctcccttctcctctctgtccttttctccttcttctctgccctcccccctaCCCATCTTCCTTTTAACATATCCACTTTAAACTCTCTGGAAAGGTTCGCTTATGGGAGGCCTGTCTTAGAAGGAGTGTGAATGCCTAGAAATCTAGGCTGGAAACAGGATGACCAGCTGGGAACAGCTGCATGTGGAATGGAAGCAGTGGGGGCCTTGAGGTGATTGTATCttactttaaagtatttttagaagGCATGtcaaatttcttttcaatttaaagagcaatagaaaaaaacaatGTGGCTTTCCtaagtttctgtctctgtgttgggCTTGGAACTCTCTCAGCTCTATTCTtgccttttcttgttgttgttagtggtttTGTGGGAGGTTCCAAGGAGTTTACTAGAGTGGAAATAAAATGGCCTAAGCAGCTTCTCATTCCATGGCTTGGTTGGGAGTGTATACCAGCCAGAGATTGGTAGATGCTGGCGAGTCCACAAATCAAATCCAGGGGCTTGTacatgccaggcaggcactcaACCAATTGAGTCGCTATATCTCCAGCATTTaaactattgatttttaaagtataggCATTTAGCAGGCCCAAAGACTGAATCTGGGTGTACCTACAAATCCCACCAAGAACAGAACTTCCAAAAGGTCCATGAAAAGCTCTTATCAGTCAGGCCTTGTCCGGACTTGTCTTAGTTGTAGACCTTCAATTCTCCTGCAGAGGGCGCGAGTCAACACTTTGCTCATTTACTTCTCTTGCTTGGTGACCCTAGGTCCTTATGTGACCATGGAGTGTGAGTGTTGTTTTGGTGGGAGGGAAACCTATCAGGCTCCTACTGTGTGCTGGTGGCTGCACCCAAGGCTCCTGCAGGACTTAAGGTAATTAAGACAGGGCCCACCAGAGGCTGAGCGGCTGAGACTGAGACTAGAAAAGATGCTGGGGAGCATCTGAGACAATATGGCATTGAAGTCAGTTGTGCAAGTCTGAAAACTAGAGCGGTCAAGCTGCCTGCCTGAGTGACTGAAGGGAGGCTACTGAGGCTGGGATGCcaggaaaagcacaagaaacgCAAGAGGTACAGGGAGGTCAGCGGGGGACGGCGGGGCGGAGTAGAGGAATGACAAAGAAGCCACTGATATACTTCAAGTAGGGATGATGCAAATGGATATAGAAGGAACAAAGGTGTCCTGAGCCCCTAGTGTATGCCAGGCATTGAGCTGAGGCACCGCggctttgcttcattttattttcacaaggTCATCAAGATAGAAAAATAGAGTCTCTGAGGGGGCTATGGTTCTTGCCTAGGGTCACTCAGCATGTGAGACAAGCAGAAGCCTGCACATGGGCCTGCCTACCTCTGAATTTTCTGGACTTCACACTTTGAGCCATTCGGGACCATGGGTGGGAGGCAGGTAAGAGCAGGTGGCTTCCTGTCAAATCTCTCCTGTCTTTTAAGATAGACTTCCTGGGTTTTGTTCACTGCACCCCCTGTCCCCTACCACCTGTGGTCACATAGGTCAGCCAACACAGCTGGTAGAGAGGATATTCCAATGGAATTTGGACTGGCTGGTGGTGAACCTTTGTCAGTGGCTGGATGCCCATGGTCCCTTTGCCTAGTGGTGGGCTCAATGCTTGGCTTCTAGGTTTGAACAGAGCTTGGTTTCTAGGCTGGGGACTTGCTACTCCATCTGCAGTCGGACATGACCTGCCACTAACTCCTCGGTCACCTTCTCTCTAGCACGTCACACCTGACTTCTTGCCTAACAACCTGACCTAGAAGTCTGACAGGTATCCCGGACTTTATAGGTACAAAGCTCCCCACTTCTACTCTTTCCATAGCAGCCTGTCCATCCCAACCTTCCCCACCTCTGAGAATAGTAGTTCTTAACTCTTTCTCTCAGACCAGTCGCTCAGGAAGGCCTGCTTTAAAATGTACCCACAAATCAACAGCTGTACCCCCTCTGTCACCAGCCCAGACTAAATATCTCTGCTCACCCCTGTTGTGTTgactagtttttatgtcaacttgacacaagctagggtcatatgggaagaaaaaaactttaattaaaaaaaaatgcttccataaaacTGGCTTGTAAGCGAGTGtgtaggggcattttcttgactgataatAGACGTGGCAGATCCCAGATCACTGTGGACGGTGCCATCCCTGGAAAGGTGGTCCtagatggtataagaaagcaggatgggCTCAGCactggtgacatacacctttaatcccagcactcagggcagaggcagacagatctctcagtttgaggccagcctggtctatagagtgagttctaagatagctagggctacacagagaaatcctgttttttaaaaaaaggaagaaaaggagagagagagagagagagagagagagagagagagagagagagagagaagaaagagagaaatcagcTGAGCAGTCCAtaagtgagcaagccagtaagcagcactcctccatggcctctgcatcagctcctgcctccagctcctgctctgACTCCTTTAACAATGCACCGTTCTGTGGAACAcgagatgaaataagccctttcctcctcatggttctttgggtcatggtgttttatcacagcaacagagaaaccctcagTAGGACATCTGCCTACCAAGAAGCCTTCTGCTAAGAAGGCCTCTTGGGAGCTGCTGGCGTCTGCATCTAGACTCTAAGGAAGggggagcacacagaggaaagagcagCACAGATGGTCCTGTGGTGGGACTGGACACAGCAGGTTCCAGGAACATGACGGAGGCCATTTTGGCCCCAGTAGTGTGAGGAAAGAGCCTTCTAGTCTTGTTCCATGGGCCCTTTAAAACAGAGTCAGCTGGGACCAGTCAAGTCTATGAACTGAAAGTAAATTGGGGAATGATTGctaatgtgtgtgtacacacacacacacacacacacacacacacacacacacacacacaaaagcatatttatatatgcttatttatatataatgtataaatatatgataaattTATATAATAGATGCATgtttatataagcatatatatatatgtattatatgaatCAGACTATACCCTTCCTCTGCTTGGACTCTATAATGGTTATTTTGATGCCTTCCCAAGCTCACACTAAGCTGCCTCCATCGTCCACCAGACCTTTCCTCCCTCATCTGACTGGGGCCAGAATGGCTCCCAAGGTTCTTTCTCCTTGAATCTGGTGTGCAATTTCCCACCTCAGGACCTCTGTTCCTGTTCTGCTGGCTGCCTGGAACATCTTTCTAGCTGGTGTCAAAAAAGCTGACTCCTTACTTCCCTCAGGTCTTTCATGCAAATACCACGGCTTCTGCGAGGCCTACAGTAGCCATGCTACCCTCTCGAAAATGTCACAGTGGTCACTTATCCTCCTgccctatttctttttctccttggagCTGTACTCCAgcggccagggagatggctttgcaggtaaaggcacttgcttccaAGACTGACACCCGGAGTTCAGCCCCTGGGCCCACATGATGAAGGGTGTGGGGAacagcagctgtgctggtactgacctttagttgtttttgtctgcagttgaaacattacttgttttCGTCTGCAGTTGAAACTTTGTGCTCCattggttgccttcattttccttgttttgagtctcatatttggcccttggtttgctccctcttggggactttccacagtgctgctcgattgctggttcctcccctatataagcagctgttactcccaataaaccGCATTCTCTTAGCACGAATGACCACTGTTGTGTTGTCTTTTCAATCTGCAGACCCTTGCCGTAGCCTAGACTAGCAGCGCGGGTGCTGCAGAAGGGGAGAACTCCCAGCTAttatctgaccaccacatgtatgccatgacacatgcatacccacattCAAGTTCATGTGCACTCATTCCCCACACCtaggtataaataaataaagaaacagataGTAGCAATTACAATCAGCCCACTCCAATCCATTACTCTGCATTCTACTTGCAGACCTTGCTTACTACCTGCTCTGTGCCTTGAGCCATATGAAGGCAGGGATTTTTATGTTTTGCCCATGAGAGTATTTTGGGTTTATAATGGCAGTGCCTAAAGTGTTTAGGAATTACTGAGTGGCAGGTGGCAGAATGACAGAGGTCTCTGAGGCAGTGCCTCAAGATACAGGAAAAAGTTTGATGCCAGGACATCTCTCTGGAGCCCCTTAGCTGCTCCCACTGGATTTTCTTGAAGCCTCAGAAGCTCTTGCATGGCCAAGGCCCCCATTTTCATGTAGGGTCTGAGTCATGGGAGTATTTTCTGGTCACAGCAGCAACTTGAGTGATGAGTATTGGGTGGAGGATTGGAGTCTGGGCTCCCAGGTCTGGCCCAGCTGTTCAAAAGACAGACAGCGGACTTCCCAGTGATTCAGTATGAATCACCCTGTCACGAGGGTGAGACTATTCCCTGACCTGGCTTGGGGAAGGTGTCATAGTGTCctctagagacagaggcagcatgcAGATCCTGGGCCCATGAAGACCAAAGGCAGACTCAGGAAGATCTTTGCATGGAGTAGACTTTTAAAACCTAAAGGGTTGTGAGAAGGTAATGCCTTTAGGGCCTTGAGGTCAAGGCAAAGAAGGGAATACGGAGCTATTTggtagaaaaagacagagagagtggaATGTAGCCAGCTCTCTGTATCGATGCCTCTGGTCTTAACCAATGATGAACCAAAAATGTttgggaaacaaagacaaaaacctaaACTGTGTGTCTTGAACATGTCcagatgtggtttttttcttcttatagttTCTTATACTATGTAGTGCTATAACTATTTTCACAGCATTTAGATCAAGTTAGGGAGGTTCATGGAACACGGGGAGGGCATCCTGTGTTCCTATGCATGGGTTTCAGTTTCACTTGGGGTCCTGGAGCCAACCTTCTGCTGATATAAAGgactgttaaacacacacacaaaacaacaacaacaacaaaaagcagggtggggtggtacatgcttttactCCTAGCACTGACGatgcaaagacaggtggatcaatgtgagtttgaggccagcctggtctacaaagtgagtccaggacagccaaggctatacagtgaaactctgtctcgaaaaacctgaaagaaaaaaaaaagaccaaccaaaacaccaacacacacacacacacacacacacacacacacacacacacacggttgggATGTAGCTTTGTTGGTAGAAGGCTTGCCTAGCGAGCACAAAGCCTTATGTTTGATCCTTAGTACCCTACAAACGGGGCACAGTGGTTCATGCCAcaaggatcagaagctcaaggctgTCCTCCGTTACACAACAAGTTTCAGtatagcctgagctatataaccAAACAGAATTGGCTGagggagccagacatggtggtatagGCAAGCAGTCGCAGCACTGAGAGACGGAGACAAAGGATTTCAGAGCGAAGATCAGTTGCTCTGCTGCATATGACAACTAACTAATAAATGgcacaaaacaacaagaaagcccACCGTTGTGGAGTCAGCTGCAGGGGCGTGGCTTTTGGGTCCTCTTTGCTAACAAGCTGACATTGGGTGAACTGTGTAGTGCCTGGAACAAAGTAAGTCCTGGGTGAACGGCAGCCATTGTTATGGTTACCAGGAGGCCAGGAAAAAGTTGAGACGGTGAATAACAAAGAACCAAAGAATGAGggaaaaagccaagcatggtagttTATACTGTAATTGAAGCacaagggaggctgaggcaggagaactgtcataagttccaggacagcttgggctacagagtggaaCCCCCATCTTTAAACACTGTGTGAGGGAGATAGATTTGGGGGTGTGGTAGTAGAGGCAGCCATGAACCCAGAAGAGGCAGTAGGAGTTGAGGTCAAGTATGGGAGGGTTGCAGAGTAAGGGAGCAGGGGTGTCTCCTGGGGTCTGTGGGAGAGGGGCTGCAGAGGAGAACTGTGAGTCCTATGGGATCAGATAAGAGCTCTAGAATGGCACAGGTCTCAGTATCCTAGAGTTGTGCCAAGTACAACCTGGGTATACTGAGATACACGGGAGGAGTCCCAGAGCCCCAGTCCTGCTGGTGTTTGCCAAGATTACCTGCTGAGCTGCTCCCGGAGTGCCTGGagctctcctttctgtgcctTCAGCAGCTGATCCTGGCACTGGGCCTGGTCCTCTGCCAGCTGGAGCCCATACCTGGGGTCCTGGGGGAACAAGATGGGGAAGGAAGAACTGAAAGAGGAGAGCGGAAACCCCCAGCTTCAGGCTCATCCAATGAACTTCCTTATGAGGCTGCAGCCATGCCTTTGGGAGCTGGGTGGAGCCTGGGGTTACCATTTCTTCTCCAGAAATTGCCCACTTCTTGGACCTGCAAGACTCTGGctaggacagaggcagaggggcatCTTGGGAGCCATCTTGGTGGTGGGGACTTCTGGGAAAAGCATGTTAAAACTAGCCAAGAATACAGCAACAGAGCTTGGGCACTGGGATACCTCTGCTATGGTTAGGGAACATGAACTTCGCAACTTCCCTAAAGACTTGCTGGGGTGTGGTCCCTAACTCAAATGTTGGCATGGCTAGGCAGGAGAGACTGATGAGTGAAGTCGGCCACATAGGAAACGGTCCCAGGGAGGGGCGCTCTATGAGCTGCAGAATGTGAGAGTTTCAAAGGATATCCCTAAATTGTGACTCTGAGAAGTTAAGCCAAaattaggttgttttttttttgagcatcTATGTGATAACATATACCAATAATCCCAGaatttgcggggggggggggagtgtgggtcagaggcagggggatcaggaattcaaagacagcctggctgcgtagcaaattcaaggccatcctgagttACAGAAGGGTCTTACCACAAAGCAAACAACCCCCTTTTAGTGATCCGTGCCTGGAATGGCCACAGGCTATCTTTGGTGACACCTAGTTGCAGATCAGGCTACAGAAGAGACGATTAGACAGGTACCTTGATCACCTCCTGCTGCGAGGCCACTGCTGCTTGATGCTCCTGTGTGCTCACATTGGCCACTCCTGGCCACTCTTGTGGCTTCTCTGTGGTTGAGCCATTCTTTGTCCCTAGGCCTTGCAGGATCCAGGGCTGGCCCAGAACGCTAGGCTGATCCCACCCCTGCCTGGTCCCTAACTCTgcatcctctcctcttccctgaaGGCTGGGGGCCAGCAGCAGCCCCTGGTCATGGTCCCTTTCCTGGATCCCTTCTGTTGTTCCCTGACCTTTTGTCCTTGGTGGACTTCCTTTGCCTTCATCTTTTGTCCCTGTCACCTCCTCTTGAGCCTCCTTAGCCCTGTCCCTCTGTTGCTGGATGCTGGCTGTTGGATTTTCCAGGAACTTCCCTGTCTTTGGGTCTCCCTCTTTCTGGTCTAGCAGAAatccctccctttctgtttccGGAATGCTCCAGGAACAACCGGGGCTCCTGGaatcctctctcttctcttccagaaAGGTGGAAAGACAGCCATGCTGCAAGGGGGTGAGGAGGTCACATAGCCGGTCTTCTCTGGTGGCATCTTGCAGACAGCTGGTTCTGCTTGCTTCTGGTCCCTGCAGCTCTTCTCCTCTGGAGCATTTCACCTGGAGAAAAGTCCTATTTCAGCATCTGGTCACTGATCTGGGGCATAAGAGAGGACAAAGTCCTAGGACAACTTCTTATTGGGTTCCTGGCCTCCTACAGGGAACGTCATCAGAGCCAAGAGAATGTCAGCCTGCACGCCACAGGACCCACAAATCTGAGCTGAAAACAGCAGCTGTCCCAGCCCTTCTCCTCCTTGACTCTGGCCAGTGGGGTCTCCCTCCTTCGCCAGGGGTAGTCTTGCTTTCCTCCTCATCCCCTCAATTCCTCCACTTTCTCCTTGCACCTTTTCTCCCATACTTGATGTTTGTCTTTATGCAGTCTCATCTATAAAAGGGGAACAGGAATTCATGGTTTGTAAAAATGGCGATGGGATCTTAAACTGACTTCTCTCAAGAAGCCTTCCCCgatggggatgcagctcagtggtagtcTCTGTTCAGTGTCTGCTGCTTGTCCAGTATGTGTGGTCCTGGATTTGTTCCTCAgcgtggtgggggcagggaagccTTCTCTATGGTCCTATTTTCCCTTGGCCATGCCTGTGGCCTACACTCATCCCTTGATAGCAGGGGAATTGGTCCAAGGATCTCAAGAGGATGCTCAAGTGCCTAGGTACTTGAGACTCTTCTATAACATGGTGTAGGACATGCATATAACCAGTGCGCAGCCTCCCATACCCTTAAGTCAAAGCTGTGTAAGTAGCTTCACTGCCTTGTTTAGGGAACATTGAGGGTAAAAGAACCCACAGTGTTCAGAACCAAATGCAATTATGGTTtctaaatattttgtgtgtgcggTTGGTGGAGTTTACAGATGGCAGAACCCACAGATGCAGAAGGCTGGCTGAACACTGAGCATAGCTTGCAATGAGTTCCTGATTTGTGTCTATGAACAGGCGTCGAACTCTTTCAAGGTCCGAAACTGAGTCCTTAATGGTGTCGTATCTGGTGTCCAGAAGCTCATGGATTGATGACAATCTCAAGCTGCCTCATGGGAATGGAGCAGGAGCTAGGAGCCTTGTGCTGACCTGTGAGTGGGTGGTCTCAAGCCATCTACACAGTTTCCCTAGGAGGCAGGAGGGGAACTCACCCAAAGACCTTAGGTCGCTCCCTAACTGACATTAGGCCAGTCTGAACACTCAGCTCAGGGGTTTCAGTCGAAGTGTGACCCCTGGTCTGTTTCCTGCAAGCCTCTAGCCACCCCTATCGCCTTCTCCTGAGAGCCCCAATGGCTCCTACAGATGGCACTGGTACTCTCCTGTCTTTAttccacctcccccacctcaaGAATGCTCtccactgcctgctctcccattCCCTGCTTCATATACTGCTCCCACCCCTGTCCTGTTTAGCTCTCTGCACACCCACAGGAGGCCCTGCTCAATTCAGGAGTTCCAATGGATGGTCAAGAAGCaagtgagagagaaggcaggcagtggCACCTCCTTTGGGAAGCCTTTGGGTTTTCTGGGTCTTCTCTCCTCAGTCTGGCCT
This genomic interval carries:
- the Rufy4 gene encoding RUN and FYVE domain-containing protein 4; the protein is MAEKGTILNITRNLKNAVSAILRGYGDGQGPVTDTSAELHRLCGCLELLLQFDQKEQRSFLGARKDYWDFLSIALRRQRGYMEQTRFVCSQDKLKTSLGKGRAFIRLCLVHGQLAESMQLCLLNPELTREWYGPQSPLLYPELQEDILDSLYALNGVAFSLDLQRPDLDEAWPMFSESHCSNPGQTEERRPRKPKGFPKEVKCSRGEELQGPEASRTSCLQDATREDRLCDLLTPLQHGCLSTFLEEKREDSRSPGCSWSIPETEREGFLLDQKEGDPKTGKFLENPTASIQQQRDRAKEAQEEVTGTKDEGKGSPPRTKGQGTTEGIQERDHDQGLLLAPSLQGRGEDAELGTRQGWDQPSVLGQPWILQGLGTKNGSTTEKPQEWPGVANVSTQEHQAAVASQQEVIKDPRYGLQLAEDQAQCQDQLLKAQKGELQALREQLSRCQAEKARLQVMLGQKQQEAERRNAMYEKELEGQRDLVQAMKRRVLELIHEKDHQWQRLQQLSTVAPGHCVGCNKVFRRLSRRYPCRLCGGLVCHACSVDYKKRERCCPACAQREEIQSTRPR